From the genome of Biomphalaria glabrata chromosome 1, xgBioGlab47.1, whole genome shotgun sequence, one region includes:
- the LOC106079912 gene encoding protein FAM221B-like has translation MKKTQARGSVHTSKDQQSDTKGASKPSSSTTLERKSNASSKTKVGTSQALAPKGQQGMMQKLQNAQLPIKKVDGMYVPEGYKMRVIKPAEKYDVVSMAKAMNDDFAPKLKELFDVETAAAIQAQKSGMYIGWRCPDFKHDCQRIFHTSRCFCDHKLSEHAQYHAKSVKVPCQVPGCSCKAYMWIPNRPEDIGEFWLPKRPGFDATAWRAKCKCKHTHNFHDPNRPHRCKTAGCPCFGFHSDFLCAACDRHWEEHQTFFDSEQSRREQGLPVGTDWLPFAEMPDLRNIALSGNEYDDSKFLELRQFDAIPSNAITGNDQPVQLKGNREGGTGFKPVYD, from the exons atgaagaaaactCAAGCCAGAGGTTCTGTCCATACTTCCAAAGATCAG CAATCAGATACTAAAGGTGCATCAAAACCTTCAAGTTCCACAactttagaaagaaaatcaAATGCTTCTAGTAAAACAAAG GTTGGTACAAGTCAAGCTTTGGCACCTAAAGGTCAGCAAGGGATGATGCAAAAATTACAAAATGCTCAACTTCCCATTAAAAAAGTTGATGGAATGTATGTGCCAGAAG GCTATAAAATGCGTGTTATAAAGCCAGCAGAGAAATATGATGTTGTTTCAATGGCTAAAGCTATGAATGATGACTTTGCTCcaaaattaaaagaactttTTGATGTTGAAACAGCTGCAGCCATTCAAGCTCAAAAATCTG GAATGTACATAGGCTGGAGATGTCCTGATTTCAAGCATGATTGTCAACGTATCTTTCATACTTCTAGATGTTTCTGTGATCATAAATTATCTGAACATGCACAGTATCATG cAAAGTCTGTGAAAGTGCCTTGCCAAGTGCCAGGTTGTTCTTGCAAAGCATACATGTGGATACCAAACAGGCCAGAGGACATTGGAGAATTTTGGCTTCCAAAAAGGCCTGGTTTTGATGCAACTGCTTGGAGAGCCAAATGTAAATGCAAGCATACCCACAACTTCCATGATCCAAACAGACCACATCGTTGTAAAACTGCTG GTTGTCCCTGCTTTGGATTTCATTCAGACTTTCTTTGTGCAGCATGTGACAGACACTGGGAAGAGCATCAGACATTTTTTGATTCTGAACAATCCCGAAGAGAACAGGGATTACCTGTTG GAACTGACTGGCTGCCATTTGCTGAGATGCCTGACCTACGTAACATAGCCCTGTCTGGAAATGAATATGATGATAGCAAATTTCTGGAGCTGAGACAGTTTGATGCTATCCCATCTAATGCTATCACAGGCAATGATCAACCTGTTCAATTGAAAGGCAACAGAGAAGGCGGAACTGGTTTCAAGCCTGTTTATGACTAA